AGGCGCTGCCGCTGCGCAGGCGCTGGTATTCGGCCAGGCGCTGCGGGCTGGCTTCGTCCACCGCTTCGGAGCGGTCGCCCTCATTGGCCTGGCCCAGTCCGGCGCGCTGCCACAGGCGGGTGTCGGCCCCCACGGCGGCACGGGTGAGCGTGCTCCGCGTGGCCACGGGCTCGTCGCCGAAACGGTCTTCCTGCGATGGCGCGGCGTGGGCGGCGGACACGGTGGCGCCGGCGAAGGCGATGGTGGCAATGGCGATCAGGTGCTGGGTGTTCATGGTATGCGTTCCTTGGGCTTGAAAACAGGGTTGACAAAGGGCAGTGCGGGGTGCCTGCCTGACTGCCAGTTTCGGTGTTTCGCCGGGTCGGGTATGTGCGTAAACGCACAGCGGGAACGCATTGGTCCAGCGCGGGATGAAAAGCGCCGTCCATGAAAAAAGCCCCGGTGCTTCGCGCACGGGGGCTCGGGGGTGTGGCGCGCCGTGGGCGCGCCGGGATGCGCGGGGCATCAGTTCATCGTGGTGCTGGAGGCCATGCCGGCGACGTTGTGGCCGCCGCCGACGCGCTGGACTTCGGCCAGGTACTCGGGGCCGCTGCGTTCGCGCTGGTACTGGGCCAGACGCATCTGGTAGGCGGGATCGGCATCGGGCGTGCGGTCGGCGGCTTCGAACTGGTTCAGGCCGGCGCGGTTCCACAGGTTCAGGTCGGCCACGACTTCAGCGCGG
This region of Acidovorax sp. GBBC 1281 genomic DNA includes:
- a CDS encoding DUF4148 domain-containing protein, which codes for MNTQHLIAIATIAFAGATVSAAHAAPSQEDRFGDEPVATRSTLTRAAVGADTRLWQRAGLGQANEGDRSEAVDEASPQRLAEYQRLRSGSAFQAELRRAQGAQPVAGAAASETSH
- a CDS encoding DUF4148 domain-containing protein; the encoded protein is MNRKHLIAIAAIAFAGAASAAPVSQEDQFGAQPVEQGQPLTRAEVVADLNLWNRAGLNQFEAADRTPDADPAYQMRLAQYQRERSGPEYLAEVQRVGGGHNVAGMASSTTMN